ACCACATCGGTGTGTCCTGCGAAGGCCAGCGTTTTTCCCGCACCGCGCCATGCCCAAAAGTTCTGGGTATCGCCAAAGTCCATTGCTTCGACGGTAAAGCCAATCGCCGTCAGGCGTTCAATCATGAGCGCCTGGCAGCCCTCGTCATTCGGGCTAAGGGAAGGGCGTTTAATTAACTGTTGAGCGAGCTCTATGACTGGGCAAGACACGTTATTGGTTCTCCGCAATAAATTTCTGGTAGCTGTCGATACTAAACCCAAGCAGCGCGTTACCGCCATCGGCAACCAGCAACGGTCGTTTAATCACCGCTGGCTGTTCCAGCATCAGGCTTTTGGCGGCCTCTGCGCTGTCACGAGTATCGCTATTGATTAATTCACGCCGTTCCTCACTGAGCTTACGCCAGGTCGTTCCGCGTGTATTGAGTAAAGCCTGAAACCCCAGTTGGTCGATAAAACGCTGTAGCTGCTGTTCATCCAGACCGTCGGCACGGTAATCATGGAAGAGATACGCCACCTGTTGATCGTCCAGCCAGCGGCGCGCTTTCTTT
The genomic region above belongs to Pectobacterium colocasium and contains:
- a CDS encoding ArsC family reductase codes for the protein MALTMYGIKNCDTIKKARRWLDDQQVAYLFHDYRADGLDEQQLQRFIDQLGFQALLNTRGTTWRKLSEERRELINSDTRDSAEAAKSLMLEQPAVIKRPLLVADGGNALLGFSIDSYQKFIAENQ